TACTTGCTATGTCTGTCGTGGGATGTGAGCTTTTAAGTCCAAGTTACTGGAATGATGTAAGTCAATCCAGAAGAGAAAGAGGAGAAAAATGTTATAGAAATGAAAATGGATATGCTTACTGCGTAGACAAGTACGGAAATAGAACATACTAGCTATATGTAATTTTATATTTCAACTTAAAATATTATTTAGTTAAAAAGAACACAAATAGTTAATACACAAAATCGAAGAAATATATTCACATAAATAGATAATTTAAACGGAAGGAAATGATATACAATGTTTAAGAAAATTTTATTGATGATTATACTTGCTATGTCTGTCGTGGGATGTGAGCTTCTAAGTCCAAAAGAATGGAGCGAATACAATAAGAGAAGGGCTGAAAGAGGTGTAAGGTGTTATGAGAGAGCTGATGGAATTTATTACTGCAATGATAAATACGGAAACAGAGTAGACTGATATATAATAGTATAGATATAAAACTAATCAATAAGATGGATAATGATAATCAGAAAAGAAGGAAACATATATTAAAGGCAGGGGCTTCCCATACAGGGGAATGCTTTCCCGCCTTTTTTTGATAAATATTTTATTTCTATTCTATCCCAGTTCAATTTCTTCATTAATTTTCTGATGAAAATCAATTTTGTTTTCAACATTAATAACATTAACTAATCATTTGTTTGACATATATTTTCTATAAAGCTATCTATTTTGTCTTATGTTATTCACTTCTTTTATTGTTTTCTGTATGAATGATATTTTTTATTCTAATAGGAACAATTTCATGCCCATATAGAGCAATTTCCTCTGAAGGAATTTTTTTGATACAAATTGCAGTTAATAAAATATTTTCGTTGATTTTTATTATTTTTTATGTTAAAATTTTATTAACAAAAATAACAAGAAAGGGTGTGAATTTTATGATAACCGTTTCTATAAATGCTCATCCTGACATAGAAGATAAAATAAACAACTATGTTAAGGAAAACAATATCAATTTAAACCAAGTAATGTTAGATTTAATTCTTGAAAAAATCGAAGATGAAGAGGACTACAAATTGGCTGTTGAAGCTTATGAAGAATATAAGTTAAACAAGGAAAAAGCAATTTCATTTGAAGATTTAGTAAAAAAAATGGGATTGGAAAATGAAATATAAAGTTATCATTAGACAAAAAGCTGAAAAACAATTAAATAAACTAGATGATTCTATGAAACTAAAAATTATGCGATACATTAAACAAAATCTTAATAACACAGATAATCCAAAAAAATTTGGTAAAGCATTAATACTATTTCCCATTTAAAGAGTAGAAATTAAAAAATTCATGGAGTTAAAGCGTTTTTTACAAGATTGTACTGTTATACAACCAAAATATCCTTTAATTAAATTTAATTATTAAGTATTCATATAAGGGATTCTTATTCAGATTTTGAAAAACTGTTTATTGTTCATAAATATTTATAAATAAAGTTTAGTATTAGAAATAAAAAAACTGCCTTCTATTCTTAAAAATAAGAGTATTAGACAGTTTTTACAAATTTTGACTCCATTCTTACAAACATTTCTTATTTAATAATTCTATTTTAATGTAGATTTTGTAATTTCTATACAATCAAGAATGAAATAACTTTTAGTTTGAATTTAAAAAAAGTTAATTATAAAATTTTTCAGTATCTGTAATTTCATTTTCACTTCTAGCTACAACCAATGTACATACAGCATCTCCTGTTATATTTACTGCTGTCCTGAACATGTCTATTATTCTGTCAACACCAATTACAACTCCAATTCCTTCAAGCGGTAATCCTGCCTGTTTTAACACAAGTGACAGCATAAGCATTCCTGCTCCAGGAACTCCTGCTGTACCGACAGAAGCCAGCACTGCTGTTAAAATAATTCCTAAATATTGTGTCGGACCTAAATTAATATTGTAAAGATTTGCAATAAAGACCGCCGCAACACCTTGCATAATCGCTGTACCATCCATATTTACTGTGGCTCCTAAAGGAATTGTGAATGAGCTTATTTCTTCGGATACGCCAAATTTTTCTGATAAAGTTTCAATATTTATTGGAATTGTTGCATTACTGCTGGATGTAGAAAATGCAACCGATATTACATTAAAGAATTTTTTGAAAAATCTTAATGGATTTACCTTTGCCATAGTTACCAGCATTACTTGATAGACACCTGCATGAATAACAAATGCAAATAATGTCGCCGCAACAAATCCAAGTAATCTTATCAGCACATCCACACCAGTTGAAGCAACTACTTTTGAAATTAACGCAAATACACCTACTGGCGCAACTTTCATTATCAGTTCTACCATCTTTAACACAAGTTCATTTGATTCTTCAAGTAAAACTTTTAAATTTTTTACTTTATCTCCTAAAGTTGAAATTGCAACTCCCAACAGTAGAAAAAATACTATAATTGCAAGCATTTTTTCATCTGACATTGCATTAATGATATTTTTGGGAACCATATCAAGCAGAACATCAATAAGTTTACCTTGCTCCGCAATCTTAAATTCACCTTTAGGAAGTTCTCCATGAACCATTCCCTTTCCAATTCCAGAAACTTTTGCTACAAATAATCCGATTGCTACAGCAATGGCAGTAGTTGCAAAATAAAATCCTAAAACCTTTGTACCAATTCTTTTAAGTTTTTTTATATCTCCAATGGAAGCCGCGCCCATTGCAAGAGAAATAGAAACTAACGGCACAATCATAACTTTCATAAGATTGATGAACATTCCTCCCAAAAAAGCAAGAACCGAATCAATAACAACATCTTTCACAAACGGATCTTTTGCAAAAGGGCTTAGTATCAGCCCAAATATAATTCCAAGTACTAGTCCAATCATTATTCGGGTTGTTAATCCTATTTTTTTCATAGATTTTTTACAGTATAAAATACTGCCTCCTTTCTCAAATTTATAAAATATACTATATTTTAACTTTTTATTGAAAAATTTACAACCCATTTTAAAAAATTTTTATTATTTTTGAATATTTTTTTAAATTCATAACTTATTTAGACTAAATTTTCGCGTGTATAAAAGTTGACATTATCTAGTATTTCTATATTTAAAATTCAAGGCCTCTAATACAGTATCAAAAATATCAATATTAAAATTTTTTTTATTTACATTCATAGATTTTAGAAACTCCTCATTATTTCTAAATGATTTCCATAATAATTTCTTCCCTGCTTCGTCAATATTAATCTTATCATAGATTGTATAATATATTTTTCAAATTACAAATTATCTATTGATATTTCCGTAAAATCTTTTATGACATACGAAACTCCATCAATTGATGATAATTTATTGGTATCGAGTGTTGAAGAAACAGCTATAATTTTTGAAGCATTTGCCCTCTTTGCCGCCTCTATTCCGAGTATTGCATCTTCAAATACTGCACAGTTTTCAATATCCACATTTATATTTTTGGCTGCTTTCAAAAAAATATCTGGTTCTGGCTTTCCTTTAAAACTTCCGTCAGTATAAACAACTTTATTTATATCAAACCATTTGCCCAAATTTAGATGTTCAAAATAAAATTTTACATTGCTTATCGGAGCACCTGTTGCTATAGTAATTGGAATACCAGCCTCTTTTAACTTATTAAGAAATTCTGGCAATCCTTTTACTAATTTGAACATTTTCTCATCTTTTAGGCACATATCCCGATACATGCTTTCCTTTTCTTCTCCTAGTTTTTGAACTTCTTCATTTGAAAAATCTTTGTTAAAAAAGTATGAAAGTACAGTTTTATTATTTCCACCATGAATATACTTATGAATTTCTTCATTTGTTATTTCCCTACCAATTTTGCTTCTTAAAAATTTTTTCCATACATCTTCCTGTAAAGCACTATCAAAAAGCATTGTTCCATTAAAATCAAATAATATCCCTTTTATTTTCATTTTTCCTCCAAGTAAGCAAAAAATATTGATTATTTTAAAATATTACTTTCAATTTTATTTTTTTCCAATTTATATCAGAAAGTTTTACCTTAAATTTTATTATAAAATTTGGACTAATAAACTTTGGTATCCTTCCAAAACTAACGCTTTTCCATCATTTTTAATATTCTCATAATTATTAATCAGAATATCTCCTAGCTTGATTTCTGTTTCGTCAATATTTTTAGCAATTTCGCTTAGCTCCACTTTTTGTTTTTTATCAGAAAAATTATTAATACAAAGAACTTGCTGATTTTCATATTTTCTTACATATGCGATTATTTCATCATTTCCTACTTCTACTGGAATAAATTCCCCATAAATCAGGCAATCTGAATATTTTCCATTTTGTCGTAAATCAATCATTTTTTTATAATGGGCAAAAATTGAATTTTCATTATTTATTTGAGATTCTGCATTTACTTTATCTTGACTT
This is a stretch of genomic DNA from Leptotrichia hofstadii. It encodes these proteins:
- a CDS encoding DUF6290 family protein — encoded protein: MITVSINAHPDIEDKINNYVKENNINLNQVMLDLILEKIEDEEDYKLAVEAYEEYKLNKEKAISFEDLVKKMGLENEI
- a CDS encoding dicarboxylate/amino acid:cation symporter, encoding MKKIGLTTRIMIGLVLGIIFGLILSPFAKDPFVKDVVIDSVLAFLGGMFINLMKVMIVPLVSISLAMGAASIGDIKKLKRIGTKVLGFYFATTAIAVAIGLFVAKVSGIGKGMVHGELPKGEFKIAEQGKLIDVLLDMVPKNIINAMSDEKMLAIIVFFLLLGVAISTLGDKVKNLKVLLEESNELVLKMVELIMKVAPVGVFALISKVVASTGVDVLIRLLGFVAATLFAFVIHAGVYQVMLVTMAKVNPLRFFKKFFNVISVAFSTSSSNATIPINIETLSEKFGVSEEISSFTIPLGATVNMDGTAIMQGVAAVFIANLYNINLGPTQYLGIILTAVLASVGTAGVPGAGMLMLSLVLKQAGLPLEGIGVVIGVDRIIDMFRTAVNITGDAVCTLVVARSENEITDTEKFYN
- a CDS encoding HAD family hydrolase: MKIKGILFDFNGTMLFDSALQEDVWKKFLRSKIGREITNEEIHKYIHGGNNKTVLSYFFNKDFSNEEVQKLGEEKESMYRDMCLKDEKMFKLVKGLPEFLNKLKEAGIPITIATGAPISNVKFYFEHLNLGKWFDINKVVYTDGSFKGKPEPDIFLKAAKNINVDIENCAVFEDAILGIEAAKRANASKIIAVSSTLDTNKLSSIDGVSYVIKDFTEISIDNL